One segment of Syngnathus typhle isolate RoL2023-S1 ecotype Sweden linkage group LG9, RoL_Styp_1.0, whole genome shotgun sequence DNA contains the following:
- the hsd3b1 gene encoding hydroxy-delta-5-steroid dehydrogenase, 3 beta- and steroid delta-isomerase 1, which produces MTLDGDVCVVTGACGFLGKTLIRMLLEQEKKLTEIRLLDINVKQELLQSLEESGSDVKLSAFEGDIRDAEFVRKACRGATLVFHIAAIIDVIEAIEPSEIYGINVKGTQNLLEACVQENVASFIYTSTVEVMGPNMEGEPVVNGHEDMVYRSSLKTTYSKTKKEAEDLTLGYNGESLPNGGRLATCALRPMYIFGEECRFLLGHMADGVRNGDVLYRTSLPEAKVNPVYVGNVATAHLQAARSLQDPERRARVAGKFYFVSDDTPHVSYSDFNYEVMSPLGFSIQDKMMVPLRLFYVFCFLWETACLMLRPFRRVVPSVNRQLLTMLNTPFSFSYDKAKRELGYAPKYTWQQARSNTTRWLAQQLPKQREKVWTK; this is translated from the exons ATGACCCTGGACGGTGACGTGTGCGTGGTGACGGGAGCGTGTGGCTTTCTAGGCAAGACGCTGATCAGGATGCTCTTGGAGCAGGAGAAAAAACTCACCGAGATACGGCTCCTTGACATCAACGTCAAACAGGAGCTGCTGCAAAGTCTggaag AAAGTGGAAGCGACGTCAAGCTGAGCGCATTTGAAGGCGACATAAGAGATGCCGAATTTGTGAGGAAAGCTTGTCGGGGAGCCACGCTGGTCTTCCACATCGCCGCAATCATCGACGTCATCGAGGCCATCGAGCCCAGCGAGATATATGGCATTAATGTCAAAG GGACCCAGAACCTGCTGGAGGCCTGCGTTCAGGAGAACGTGGCCTCCTTCATCTACACCAGCACGGTGGAGGTGATGGGCCCCAACATGGAAGGGGAGCCGGTGGTGAACGGTCACGAGGACATGGTCTACCGCAGCTCCCTCAAAACCACATACAGCAAGAccaagaaggaggccgaggacctGACCCTGGGCTACAACGGCGAGTCGTTGCCCAACGGAGGGCGGCTGGCCACCTGCGCCCTGAGGCCCATGTACATCTTCGGCGAAGAGTGCCGCTTCCTGCTCGGCCACATGGCGGACGGCGTGCGCAACGGCGACGTGCTCTACCGGACGTCCCTGCCGGAGGCCAAGGTCAACCCGGTCTACGTGGGCAACGTGGCGACGGCCCACCTGCAGGCCGCCCGCAGCCTCCAGGACCCCGAGCGGCGGGCGCGCGTGGCTGGCAAGTTCTACTTCGTGTCCGACGACACGCCGCACGTAAGCTACTCTGACTTCAACTACGAGGTCATGTCGCCGTTGGGCTTCAGCATCCAGGACAAGATGATGGTGCCTCTGCGCCTGTTCTACGTTTTCTGCTTCCTGTGGGAGACGGCGTGCCTGATGCTGCGGCCCTTCCGCCGGGTGGTGCCGTCCGTCAACCGGCAGCTGCTGACCATGCTCAACACGCCCTTCAGCTTCTCCTACGACAAGGCCAAACGCGAGCTGGGCTACGCGCCCAAGTACACCTGGCAGCAGGCGCGCAGCAACACCACTCGCTGGCTGGCACAGCAGCTGCCCAAACAACGAGAGAAAGTATGGACCAAGTAA
- the pla1a gene encoding phospholipase A1 member A isoform X1, with protein MCPPAKSVLLFLGLLLVQTVQGSEARADECADVSNTTWQQYRQQRQQRAQARVRFLLMTRERLGCASTFRQMPGSAFNTTRPTKVVVHGYRTLGSKPSWVLDLAESLLAVEDVNVLMVDWVRAASFAYNLAVDNYKEVALQISVLINRLQKVGCKLESFHFVGVSLGAHVAGFVGTLFNGRIGRITALDPAGPMFKGADTFDRLDPSDAQFVDAIHTDSDYFGISIPVGHVDFFLNGGNDQTGCARSRFATVLGFLPVYGYVICDHMRALHVYMSSLNASCRLSGIPCDSYQNFLQGRCLHCNAFQGTCPTIGLSEKCGITSSPLPSEQKLFLLTTSLPPFCAHHILLVLEASALAKSAEVEVTLTTGELDTPRRLRLQTDATMYRMMLAHPAALCEIHSITLKNTGARFYRQNDIHLKSICLSQIAAPRREDPLCVNNINIRRGAPWSHDFVQVCS; from the exons ATGTGCCCCCCGGCCAAAAGCGTCCTGCTGTTCTTGGGTCTTCTGCTGGTCCAAACGGTCCAAG GATCGGAGGCCCGGGCGGACGAGTGCGCCGACGTGAGCAACACCACATGGCAGCAGTACCGCCAGCAGAGGCAGCAGCGAGCGCAGGCGCGGGTTCGCTTCCTGCTTATGACCAGAGAGCGCCTGGGCTGTGCGAGCACCTTCCGCCAGATGCCAGGAAGCGCCTTTAACACCACGCGGCCCACTAAAGTCGTCGTGCACGGATACAG AACACTGGGCAGCAAACCCTCGTGGGTTCTGGATCTGGCCGAGTCGCTGCTTGCCGTGGAGGATGTCAACGTGCTGATGGTGGACTGGGTGCGCGCCGCCTCGTTCGCCTACAACCTGGCGGTGGACAACTACAAGGAGGTGGCCCTGCAGATTTCCGTCCTCATCAATCGGCTGCAG AAGGTCGGATGCAAGCTGGAGTCGTTCCACTTCGTCGGCGTCAGTTTAGGTGCACACGTGGCCGGATTTGTGGGAACGCTCTTTAATGGCAGGATCGGACGAATCACGG CTTTGGACCCTGCCGGTCCCATGTTTAAGGGCGCCGACACCTTTGACCGTCTGGACCCATCCGACGCGCAGTTTGTGGACGCCATACACACCGACTCAGACT ACTTTGGCATCTCCATCCCGGTCGGCCACGTGGACTTTTTCCTGAATGGTGGAAACGACCAGACGGGATGCGCACGATCCCGCTTTGCCACTG TTTTGGGCTTCCTTCCAGTGTACGGCTATGTGATTTGTGACCACATGAGGGCGCTGCACGTGTACATGAGCTCTCTGAATGCTTCGTGCCGGCTCAGCGGCATCCCCTGTGACAGCTACCAAAACTTCCTGCAGGGTCGATGCCTCCACTGCAACGCCTTCCAGGGAACGTGCCCCACCATCG GTTTGTCCGAAAAGTGCGGCATCACCTCATCTCCCCTCCCCAGCGAGCAGAAACTGTTCCTGCTCACCACGTCTCTGCCGCCTTTCTGCG CTCATCACATCCTTCTGGTGTTGGAAGCGTCTGCTCTCGCTAAAAGCGCAGAAGTGGAAGTGACGCTGACCACCGGAGAACTGGATACACCACGACGACTCCGGCT TCAAACAGACGCGACGATGTACCGGATGATGTTGGCTCACCCGGCGGCGCTGTGTGAGATCCACTCCATCACCCTGAAGAACACGGGCGCTCGTTTCTACCGCCAGAACGACATCCATCTCAAGTCCATCTGTTTGTCTCAGATTGCCGCGCCCAG GCGCGAGGATCCATTGTGCGTGAACAACATCAACATCCGACGAGGAGCTCCATGGTCACATGACTTTGTGCAGGTGTGCAGCTAG
- the pla1a gene encoding phospholipase A1 member A isoform X2: protein MCPPAKSVLLFLGLLLVQTVQGSEARADECADVSNTTWQQYRQQRQQRAQARVRFLLMTRERLGCASTFRQMPGSAFNTTRPTKVVVHGYRTLGSKPSWVLDLAESLLAVEDVNVLMVDWVRAASFAYNLAVDNYKEVALQISVLINRLQKVGCKLESFHFVGVSLGAHVAGFVGTLFNGRIGRITALDPAGPMFKGADTFDRLDPSDAQFVDAIHTDSDYFGISIPVGHVDFFLNGGNDQTGCARSRFATVLGFLPVYGYVICDHMRALHVYMSSLNASCRLSGIPCDSYQNFLQGRCLHCNAFQGTCPTIGLSEKCGITSSPLPSEQKLFLLTTSLPPFCAHHILLVLEASALAKSAEVEVTLTTGELDTPRRLRLQTDATMYRMMLAHPAALCEIHSITLKNTGARFYRQNDIHLKSICLSQIAAPRREDPLCVNNINIRRGAPWSHDFVQP, encoded by the exons ATGTGCCCCCCGGCCAAAAGCGTCCTGCTGTTCTTGGGTCTTCTGCTGGTCCAAACGGTCCAAG GATCGGAGGCCCGGGCGGACGAGTGCGCCGACGTGAGCAACACCACATGGCAGCAGTACCGCCAGCAGAGGCAGCAGCGAGCGCAGGCGCGGGTTCGCTTCCTGCTTATGACCAGAGAGCGCCTGGGCTGTGCGAGCACCTTCCGCCAGATGCCAGGAAGCGCCTTTAACACCACGCGGCCCACTAAAGTCGTCGTGCACGGATACAG AACACTGGGCAGCAAACCCTCGTGGGTTCTGGATCTGGCCGAGTCGCTGCTTGCCGTGGAGGATGTCAACGTGCTGATGGTGGACTGGGTGCGCGCCGCCTCGTTCGCCTACAACCTGGCGGTGGACAACTACAAGGAGGTGGCCCTGCAGATTTCCGTCCTCATCAATCGGCTGCAG AAGGTCGGATGCAAGCTGGAGTCGTTCCACTTCGTCGGCGTCAGTTTAGGTGCACACGTGGCCGGATTTGTGGGAACGCTCTTTAATGGCAGGATCGGACGAATCACGG CTTTGGACCCTGCCGGTCCCATGTTTAAGGGCGCCGACACCTTTGACCGTCTGGACCCATCCGACGCGCAGTTTGTGGACGCCATACACACCGACTCAGACT ACTTTGGCATCTCCATCCCGGTCGGCCACGTGGACTTTTTCCTGAATGGTGGAAACGACCAGACGGGATGCGCACGATCCCGCTTTGCCACTG TTTTGGGCTTCCTTCCAGTGTACGGCTATGTGATTTGTGACCACATGAGGGCGCTGCACGTGTACATGAGCTCTCTGAATGCTTCGTGCCGGCTCAGCGGCATCCCCTGTGACAGCTACCAAAACTTCCTGCAGGGTCGATGCCTCCACTGCAACGCCTTCCAGGGAACGTGCCCCACCATCG GTTTGTCCGAAAAGTGCGGCATCACCTCATCTCCCCTCCCCAGCGAGCAGAAACTGTTCCTGCTCACCACGTCTCTGCCGCCTTTCTGCG CTCATCACATCCTTCTGGTGTTGGAAGCGTCTGCTCTCGCTAAAAGCGCAGAAGTGGAAGTGACGCTGACCACCGGAGAACTGGATACACCACGACGACTCCGGCT TCAAACAGACGCGACGATGTACCGGATGATGTTGGCTCACCCGGCGGCGCTGTGTGAGATCCACTCCATCACCCTGAAGAACACGGGCGCTCGTTTCTACCGCCAGAACGACATCCATCTCAAGTCCATCTGTTTGTCTCAGATTGCCGCGCCCAG GCGCGAGGATCCATTGTGCGTGAACAACATCAACATCCGACGAGGAGCTCCATGGTCACATGACTTTGTGCAG CCATGA
- the popdc2 gene encoding popeye domain-containing 2, translated as MSVENASLLDVLFAAPVCDGWSNNTEGALYHLGNTVLFLGYMGCSGAYGCLFIFGLLAPSFLCLTVWGWLTICGPDAVTWNLLLLLACLFQICHLLYRLHQEGLPNEELATLYRVIYVPLGVPIQVFKEIAGAFENKVLEMKAGQTYAVEGKTAIERLSFLLSGRINVSLEGQFLHYIHPHQFLDSPEWESLRPNEDGKFQVTLTAEEDCRYVSWRRRRLLSLMSKERYVCRLFAVMLGYDIAEKLYNLNNKLYIKSGVLLDIRLPSLYHVLAPSSQSSEGEPPERADRHPRRESDPDRGRRADNPVGRSWPSDPELPSGAGGAARFQRSRAPLAPTDTPKL; from the exons ATGAGTGTGGAGAACGCCAGCCTCCTAGATGTCCTGTTTGCCGCCCCGGTTTGCGATGGCTGGAGCAACAACACCGAGGGTGCCCTCTACCATCTGGGCAACACCGTCCTGTTCCTGGGCTACATGGGTTGCAGCGGGGCCTACGGGTGCCTCTTCATCTTCGGCCTCCTGGCCCCTTCCTTCCTGTGCCTGACTGTGTGGGGCTGGTTGACGATATGCGGCCCCGACGCGGTCACCTGGAACCTTTTGTTGCTTCTGGCCTGCCTGTTCCAGATCTGCCACCTGCTGTACCGCCTGCACCAGGAAGGCCTGCCCAACGAGGAGCTGGCCACCCTCTACCGGGTCATCTACGTCCCGTTGGGGGTGCCCATCCAGGTCTTCAAGGAGATCGCAGGCGCCTTTGAGAACAAGGTGCTGGAAATGAAGGCGGGCCAGACGTACGCGGTGGAGGGCAAGACGGCCATCGAGAGGCTCTCCTTTCTGCTGTCTGGCAG GATTAACGTATCTCTGGAGGGTCAGTTCCTGCACTACATCCACCCACACCAGTTCCTCGACTCACCCGAGTGGGAGTCCCTGAGGCCCAACGAGGACGGAAAGTTCCAG GTTACTCTGACGGCAGAGGAGGACTGCCGCTACGTGTcttggcgccgccgccgcctgttGTCCCTCATGTCCAAGGAACGTTACGTGTGCCGCCTGTTCGCCGTCATGCTCGGCTACGACATTGCCGAGAAGCTGTACAACCTCAACAACAAGCTGTACATCAAGAGCGGCGTCCTGCTGgacatccgccttcccagcctcTACCACGTCCTGGCCCCCTCGTCGCAGAGCAGCGAGGGCGAGCCCCCCGAGCgggccgaccgccacccccgccGGGAGTCGGATCCCGACCGGGGACGCCGGGCCGACAACCCCGTCGGGCGGTCGTGGCCGTCCGACCCGGAGCTGCCCTCTG GGGCCGGAGGAGCAGCTCGCTTCCAGAGGAGCCGAGCGCCTCTTGCTCCCACCGACACTCCCAAACTCTGA
- the pla1a gene encoding phospholipase A1 member A isoform X3, whose product MCPPAKSVLLFLGLLLVQTVQGSEARADECADVSNTTWQQYRQQRQQRAQARVRFLLMTRERLGCASTFRQMPGSAFNTTRPTKVVVHGYRTLGSKPSWVLDLAESLLAVEDVNVLMVDWVRAASFAYNLAVDNYKEVALQISVLINRLQKVGCKLESFHFVGVSLGAHVAGFVGTLFNGRIGRITALDPAGPMFKGADTFDRLDPSDAQFVDAIHTDSDYFGISIPVGHVDFFLNGGNDQTGCARSRFATVYGYVICDHMRALHVYMSSLNASCRLSGIPCDSYQNFLQGRCLHCNAFQGTCPTIGLSEKCGITSSPLPSEQKLFLLTTSLPPFCAHHILLVLEASALAKSAEVEVTLTTGELDTPRRLRLQTDATMYRMMLAHPAALCEIHSITLKNTGARFYRQNDIHLKSICLSQIAAPRREDPLCVNNINIRRGAPWSHDFVQVCS is encoded by the exons ATGTGCCCCCCGGCCAAAAGCGTCCTGCTGTTCTTGGGTCTTCTGCTGGTCCAAACGGTCCAAG GATCGGAGGCCCGGGCGGACGAGTGCGCCGACGTGAGCAACACCACATGGCAGCAGTACCGCCAGCAGAGGCAGCAGCGAGCGCAGGCGCGGGTTCGCTTCCTGCTTATGACCAGAGAGCGCCTGGGCTGTGCGAGCACCTTCCGCCAGATGCCAGGAAGCGCCTTTAACACCACGCGGCCCACTAAAGTCGTCGTGCACGGATACAG AACACTGGGCAGCAAACCCTCGTGGGTTCTGGATCTGGCCGAGTCGCTGCTTGCCGTGGAGGATGTCAACGTGCTGATGGTGGACTGGGTGCGCGCCGCCTCGTTCGCCTACAACCTGGCGGTGGACAACTACAAGGAGGTGGCCCTGCAGATTTCCGTCCTCATCAATCGGCTGCAG AAGGTCGGATGCAAGCTGGAGTCGTTCCACTTCGTCGGCGTCAGTTTAGGTGCACACGTGGCCGGATTTGTGGGAACGCTCTTTAATGGCAGGATCGGACGAATCACGG CTTTGGACCCTGCCGGTCCCATGTTTAAGGGCGCCGACACCTTTGACCGTCTGGACCCATCCGACGCGCAGTTTGTGGACGCCATACACACCGACTCAGACT ACTTTGGCATCTCCATCCCGGTCGGCCACGTGGACTTTTTCCTGAATGGTGGAAACGACCAGACGGGATGCGCACGATCCCGCTTTGCCACTG TGTACGGCTATGTGATTTGTGACCACATGAGGGCGCTGCACGTGTACATGAGCTCTCTGAATGCTTCGTGCCGGCTCAGCGGCATCCCCTGTGACAGCTACCAAAACTTCCTGCAGGGTCGATGCCTCCACTGCAACGCCTTCCAGGGAACGTGCCCCACCATCG GTTTGTCCGAAAAGTGCGGCATCACCTCATCTCCCCTCCCCAGCGAGCAGAAACTGTTCCTGCTCACCACGTCTCTGCCGCCTTTCTGCG CTCATCACATCCTTCTGGTGTTGGAAGCGTCTGCTCTCGCTAAAAGCGCAGAAGTGGAAGTGACGCTGACCACCGGAGAACTGGATACACCACGACGACTCCGGCT TCAAACAGACGCGACGATGTACCGGATGATGTTGGCTCACCCGGCGGCGCTGTGTGAGATCCACTCCATCACCCTGAAGAACACGGGCGCTCGTTTCTACCGCCAGAACGACATCCATCTCAAGTCCATCTGTTTGTCTCAGATTGCCGCGCCCAG GCGCGAGGATCCATTGTGCGTGAACAACATCAACATCCGACGAGGAGCTCCATGGTCACATGACTTTGTGCAGGTGTGCAGCTAG
- the si:rp71-68n21.9 gene encoding kelch-like protein 9, which yields MRVGDDSGPGRLSRHFSRLSGRRLSRAAGQHDRSPAPVRENPAQHDPVPPPAPVPPQVPAPVPLAPVQKTPPKRPDKATKPKLPPRPLSKVFSSAEHGSAVLQGLNVFRSSDTLCDVLLVPGDSEETFPAHRVIMASSSDYFKAMFTGGMREMDMREIKLHGVTKLGLKNILDFIYTSNVNLDMGNLQDTLEAANFLQVMPVLTFCNQLLSREITVDNCLEVESIASGLHLEDLQRNIAEFVSHNLSALVQCGHYLQLSEKTITRALASNSLNGFSEMELYHIAKGWLAHDFAARRQSIYALMRHVRFPLMSPSELILISHQDGDGADDGDSLMRSEPSCVNLLLEASNYQMMPFMQPGLQSERTQIRSDATHIVALGGVMRQQLVVSRELRMYDDKAARWRALKPMEVPCYQHGVALLGGFLFIVGGQSTYDTKGKTAIDSAYRYDPRFNVWLQIASLNEKRTFFHLSALKGKLYAIGGRNATGEIDSVECYNLKTNEWTFVSSMAESHYGHAGTVHGDMLYISGGITHDAFQKELWRYDPATDAWTRRADMMELRGLHCMCTVGDRLFVMGGNHFRGTTDYDDVLGCEYYSPADNCWTVVAPMPRGQSDVGVTVLQGLIYVVGGYSWNSRCMVDIVQRYDPETDAWDRVFDILEPLGGIRACTMTVHLPEGSVDEAHIQEGPLPAGEN from the exons ATGCG AGTCGGAGACGACAGCGGACCAGGGAGGCTGAGTCGGCACTTTTCCCGGTTgagcgggaggcgtctttccaGGGCGGCAGGTCAACACGACCGATCTCCCGCGCCGGTACGGGAGAATCCGGCCCAACACG ATCCTGTCCCGCCTCCAGCGCCAGTTCCGCCCCAAGTTCCGGCTCCGGTTCCTCTTGCCCCGGTCCAGAAAACGCCTCCCAAACGGCCAGATAAAGCGACCAAGCCCAAACTGCCCCCTCGGCCGCTTTCCAAGGTGTTCAGTAGTGCTGAACACGGCTCAGCCGTGTTACAG GGTTTGAATGTTTTCCGCTCAAGTGACACTCTGTGCGATGTGTTGCTGGTTCCCGGAGACAGTGAAGAAACTTTTCCCGCACACAGAGTCATCATGGCCTCGTCCAGCGACTACTTCAAGGCCATGTTCACGG GGGGTATGCGCGAGATGGATATGCGCGAGATCAAGCTGCATGGTGTCACCAAGTTGGGATTGAAGAACATTTTAGACTTCATCTACACGTCCAACGTCAACCTGGACATGGGGAACCTCCAGGACACCCTAGAGGCTGCCAATTTCTTGCAGGTCATGCCGGTGCTGACCTTCTGCAACCAGCTTCTGAGCAGAGAG ATCACGGTTGATAATTGCTTGGAGGTGGAGAGCATCGCATCAGGCTTGCACCTGGAGGATCTCCAGAGGAACATTG cTGAGTTTGTGAGCCACAACCTCTCAGCCCTGGTGCAGTGCGGTCACTACCTGCAACTCTCTGAGAAAACCATCACGAGAGCCCTGGCCAGCAACTCGCTGAACGGCTTCTCGGAAATGGAGCTCTACCACATCGCCAAGGGCTGGTTGGCTCATGACTTTGCCGCGCGCCGCCAGTCCATCTACGCCTTGATGCGTCACGTCCGCTTCCCCCTGATGAGCCCCTCCGAGCTGATCCTGATCTCGCACCAAGACGGCGACGGGGCCGACGACGGCGACTCCCTGATGCGCTCCGAGCCGTCCTGCGTCAACCTCCTGCTGGAGGCCAGCAACTACCAGATGATGCCTTTCATGCAGCCGGGCCTCCAGAGCGAGCGCACGCAGATCCGCTCGGACGCCACCCACATCGTGGCGCTGGGCGGCGTCATGCGGCAGCAGCTGGTGGTCAGTCGGGAGTTACGAATGTACGACGACAAGGCGGCTCGTTGGAGAGCCCTCAAGCCCATGGAGGTGCCTTGCTACCAGCACGGCGTGGCCCTTCTGGGCGGCTTCCTTTTCATCGTCGGAG GTCAGAGTACTTACGACACCAAGGGGAAGACGGCCATCGATAGCGCCTACCGCTACGACCCGCGCTTCAACGTGTGGCTTCAGATCGCGTCGCTCAACGAGAAGAGaaccttcttccacctcagcgCGCTGAAGGGGAAACTCTACGCCATTGGTGGCAGGAATGCGACGGGGGAGATTG ACTCGGTGGAGTGCTACAACCTGAAGACAAACGAGTGGACCTTTGTGAGCAGCATGGCCGAGTCTCACTACGGCCATGCCGGGACGGTCCATGGCGACATGTTGTACATCTCAG GCGGCATCACCCACGACGCCTTCCAGAAGGAGCTGTGGCGCTACGACCCAGCGACGGACGCCTGGACTCGGCGGGCTGACATGATGGAGCTGCGGGGCCTCCACTGCATGTGCACGGTGGGCGATAGGCTCTTCGTCATGGGCGGCAACCACTTCCGGGGCACCACCGACTACGACGACGTGTTGGGCTGCGAGTACTACAGCCCCGCCGACAACTGCTGGACGGTGGTGGCGCCCATGCCGCGGGGCCAGAGCGACGTGGGCGTCACCGTCCTCCAGGGCCTCATCTACGTGGTGGGCGGCTACTCGTGGAACAGCCGCTGCATGGTGGACATCGTGCAACGCTACGACCCCGAGACCGACGCCTGGGACCGCGTCTTCGACATCTTGGAGCCTCTGGGTGGCATTCGAGCCTGCACCATGACCGTCCATCTGCCTGAGGGCTCGGTGGACGAAGCTCACATCCAGGAAGGACCCTTACCCGCGGGCGAAAACTGA
- the hao2 gene encoding hydroxyacid oxidase 2 — MSICNREGGQCAEMAMVCLTDFEEYAKEHLSKATWDYYAAGADECCTRDDNLLAYKRIRLRPRILRDVSVSDTKTTVQGMEISFPVGIAPTAFHCLAWHEGEMATARATEALNTCYITSTYSTCSVEEIVAAAPNGYRWFQLYVYRDRKLSEQIVHRVEALGFKALVLTVDVPYTGKRRNDIRNQFKLPPHLKVKNFDGVFQETAGPEEYGIPANTLDPSISWKDIYWLQSITRLPIIIKGILTKEDAELAVEHGVQGIIVSNHGGRQLDGGPASIDALSEIVDTVQGRIEIYLDGGIRTGSDVLKALALGAKCVFIGRPAVWGLAYKGEEGVREVLQILNDEFRLSMALSGCRNVAEINRNLIQFSRL; from the exons ATGAGCATTTGCAACCG AGAGGGGGGTCAGTGTGCCGAGATGGCCATGGTATGCCTGACAGACTTTGAGGAATATGCCAAGGAGCACCTGTCCAAGGCCACGTGGGACTACTATGCCGCCGGAGCCGACGAGTGCTGCACCCGAGACGACAACCTGCTGGCCTACAAGCG GATCCGCCTGAGACCTCGCATCCTACGTGACGTGTCTGTGAGTGACACCAAGACTACAGTGCAGGGTATGGAGATCAGCTTCCCGGTGGGCATCGCCCCAACCGCCTTCCATTGTCTGGCGTGGCACGAGGGTGAGATGGCCACAGCAAGAG CCACCGAGGCGCTAAACACGTGTTACATCACCAGCACGTACTCCACTTGCTCGGTGGAGGAGATCGTGGCGGCGGCGCCCAACGGCTACCGCTGGTTCCAGCTCTACGTGTACCGCGACCGCAAGCTGTCGGAGCAGATCGTGCACCGAGTGGAGGCGCTGGGCTTCAAGGCCCTGGTGCTGACCGTCGACGTGCCCTACACGGGCAAGCGGCGCAACGACATCCGTAACCAGTTCAAGCTGCCGCCGCATCTCAAGGTCAAGAACTTTGACGGTGTCTTTCAG GAGACGGCAGGCCCAGAGGAGTACGGGATCCCGGCCAACACTTTGGACCCGTCTATTAGCTGGAAGGACATCTACTGGCTGCAGTCCATCACACGGCTGCCAATCATCATCAAGGGCATCCTGACCAAGGAGGATGCCGAGCTGGCGGTGGAACACGGCGTCCAGGGCATCATTGTGTCCAACCACGGCGGGAGACAGCTGGATGGCGGCCCGGCCTCG ATAGACGCCCTATCTGAGATCGTGGACACGGTGCAGGGCCGCATCGAGATCTACCTGGACGGCGGCATCCGCACGGGCAGCGATGTGCTGAAAGCGCTGGCCTTGGGCGCCAAGTGCGTGTTCATCGGACGCCCGGCAGTGTGGGGCCTCGCGTACAAG GGGGAGGAAGGAGTGAGGGAGGTGCTGCAGATTCTGAACGACGAGTTCCGCCTGTCGATGGCGCTATCGG GTTGCCGCAATGTGGCGGAAATCAACCGGAACCTCATTCAGTTCTCCAGACTGTGA